Proteins from a genomic interval of Rhipicephalus microplus isolate Deutch F79 chromosome 6, USDA_Rmic, whole genome shotgun sequence:
- the LOC142765858 gene encoding uncharacterized protein LOC142765858, producing the protein MRVSAYPQVVSDQGPPFDSADFRNFNKEWDIVHKPTSPLFPRANGQVEKTIQTIEASMTKARSEGKELAVVLLNHRATPMNGLLCPAEMLMEKRIRTFIPAHPSTLPHYPHSVLQRNLQSRQQAQHKHANQHARQLPSLTQNTPVWFWQGKKCEKAVVRQVGPEPRRYTVTAANDQVYMRNRHHLRVRHSPSDPQSTPEDYYPLQTTKENVPNHTLHPSSLPDCPSDTRMVPPQPFPKKTRSGRPVRITSRFLP; encoded by the coding sequence ATGCGCGTATCGGCATACCCTCAGGTCGTGAGTGACCAAGGTCCTCCATTTGATTCAGCCGACTTTAGAAACTTCAACAAGGAATGGGACATCGTTCACAAGCCCACGTCACCTCTTTTTCCTCGTGCAAATGGGCAAGTGGAAAAAACAATCCAAACCATTGAGGCATCAATGACAAAAGCACGGTCTGAAGGCAAGGAACTCGCAGTGGTGCTCTTGAACCACAGAGCTACTCCAATGAATGGCCTTCTTTGTCCGGCAGAGATGCTTATGGAAAAAAGGATAAGAACATTTATACCAGCTCATCCCAGCACGTTACCGCACTATCCACACTCGGTGCTCCAAAGAAACCTTCAGTCAAGGCAGCAGGCACAGCATAAGCATGCAAACCAGCATGCTCGTCAGCTTCCCTCCTTAACCCAGAATACGCCAGTGTGGTTTTGGCAGGGAAAGAAATGTGAGAAAGCAGTCGTAAGACAGGTAGGCCCAGAGCCACGAAGATACACCGTTACAGCAGCCAATGATCAAGTGTACATGCGCAACCGACACCATTTGCGAGTGCGGCACTCCCCAAGTGACCCCCAGTCAACACCTGAAGACTACTATCCTCTTCAAACAACCAAAGAAAATGTGCCCAACCACACCTTACACCCGAGTTCTCTCCCTGACTGTCCTTCAGACACCCGAATGGTGCCGCCGCAACCTTTTCCTAAAAAAACACGCTCGGGAAGGCCAGTGAGAATCACTTCAAGATTCCTTCCGTGA
- the LOC142765856 gene encoding neprilysin-like produces MLTFVVRLLTGGPSNTAVVRVCHTHECHEYGRRLSSSLNSSVRPCDSFTKFVCDGWTRDNELATYELLVAQGLDSVARTLDGMTVPSTGQSAVHRGVALYRSCEDLLHGHRDDLATVRDALREAGITWPRRPSEADVLHTVLATSLRLGWDVLFRFVPLRSPRSGLAINPGKTIVVVFKRKMASQFTHRGREYFSLLRSSMLPHDAIEMDKTSTAIKDEISLQEVTALDELTSPLLSAAYNVPTTTPESADHMMDIPKIGLSRARWAAALREFGLDNVTELVTANQEYLLAFLDLWTSLGENSTHVFVSWYTVQVAALMANQNLIANFYGSQSRRALSFHVAFCLGLAYAVTGPVIFSRYNRHVLRAAMRQDASHLVLGVRELFWTRLVRWRGYDQNATVVGQWSLLDVAFRELGSNDHIRTGDVVTDTGYIESHAANTATMGGTMPPLTEDSLVANLRKVSSSVTMGIIDDGGLGDAEESAFSASIIDMRLLALSRAHHDFTLMPYALSFPHFDVQLQAAVNYGGLGAEVARALGVLVQDAYRSQPTSRISIDDLTRCLSNGPFADDTGVNVAETLFLGAVVDAYEQVRADVDTAKLPGLEEYTDLQILFMALCFAKCRGSSARHTPPSACNLPLMYSVQFARAFGCAVGTPMNQVNQCPVV; encoded by the exons ATGCTCACCTTCGTCGTCCGTCTCCTGACGGGAGGCCCCAGTAACACTGCGGTCGTGCGGGTGTGCCACACGCACGAGTGTCACGAGTACGGCCGACGGCTGAGCAGCTCACTGAACTCGTCGGTGCGGCCATGCGACAGCTTCACCAAGTTTGTGTGTGACGGGTGGACGCGCGACAACGAGCTCGCCACCTACGAGCTGCTCGTTGCTCAGGGACTGGACTCCGTGGCGCGCACGCTGGATGGCATGACCGTGCCATCG ACCGGGCAAAGCGCAGTGCATCGCGGAGTCGCTCTCTACCGCAGCTGCGAAGATCTGCTGCACGGCCATCGCGACGACCTGGCTACCGTCAGGGATGCCCTCCGGGAAGCCGGCATCACGTGGCCGAGACGCCCCTCCGAGGCAGACGTGCTGCACACCGTTCTGGCGACGTCGCTGCGCCTCGGCTGGGACGTCCTGTTCCGCTTCGTTCCACTCCGGTCTCCACGCTCAGGGCTCGCCATCAACCCCGGAAAGACTATCGTCGTCGTCTTCAAGAGGAAGATGGCATCGCAGTTCACTCACAGGGGACGGGAGTACTTCTCCCTTCTTCGAAGCAGCATGCTGCCACATGACGCGATTGAGATGGATAAAACGAGCACCGCTATTAAGGACGAGATAAGCCTCCAGGAAGTCACTGCACTAGATGAACTGACGTCACCACTGCTGAGCGCAGCCTACAACGTGCCCACCACGACACCTGAAAGCGCAGACCACATGATGGACATTCCGAAGATCGGGTTGTCCCGCGCAAGGTGGGCGGCGGCGCTTCGCGAGTTCGGCCTGGACAACGTGACAGAATTGGTCACGGCCAACCAGGAGTACCTGCTAGCTTTCCTGGATCTATGGACGAGCCTGGGAGAGAACAGCACACACGTCTTCGTCTCCTGGTACACTGTGCAG GTAGCCGCACTGATGGCCAACCAGAATCTTATCGCCAACTTCTACGGCAGTCAATCCCGGCGAGCTCTGTCGTTCCACGTGGCATTTTGCTTGGGGCTGGCGTACGCCGTTACTGGGCCGGTCATCTTCTCTCGCTACAACCGCCACGTCCTCAGAGCCGCCATGCGACAAGACGCTAGTCACCTGGTCCTCGGCGTGCGTGAGTTATTCTGGACGCGACTTGTCCGCTGGCGAGGCTACGACCAGAACGCTACTGTGGTTGGCCAATGGTCATTACTGGACGTGGCATTCAGGGAGTTGGGCAGCAACGACCACATTAGGACTGGTGACGTTGTCACTGATACTGGATATATTGAAAGCCATGCCGCCAACACTGCGACCATGGGCGGCACGATGCCGCCACTGACTGAAGACTCCCTCGTCGCCAACCTCCGAAAGGTATCTTCGTCAGTTACCATGGGGATAATAGACGACGGCGGCTTAGGTGACGCGGAGGAGAGTGCCTTCTCGGCTTCCATTATTGACATGCGCCTGTTGGCCTTGTCCAGGGCGCACCACGACTTCACGCTGATGCCTTACGCGCTCTCTTTCCCGCACTtcgacgtccagcttcaggcggCGGTGAACTACGGAGGACTCGGGGCCGAAGTCGCCAGGGCTCTTGGCGTGCTCGTTCAAGATGCTTACCGATCTCAGCCGACGTCACGTATCTCGATCGACGACCTCACCCGTTGTCTTAGCAACGGTCCATTTGCGGATGATACTGGGGTCAACGTCGCCGAAACACTTTTCCTCGGCGCCGTAGTCGACGCGTACGAGCAGGTCCGCGCTGACGTCGACACTGCGAAGCTCCCCGGACTCGAGGAGTACACCGATCTCCAGATCCTGTTCATGGCACTGTGCTTCGCCAAGTGTCGTGGTAGCAGCGCCCGCCACACACCACCATCGGCTTGTAACTTGCCGCTTATGTACTCGGTGCAGTTCGCTCGGGCCTTCGGTTGTGCGGTTGGCACTCCCATGAACCAGGTCAACCAGTGTCCAGTGGTATGA
- the LOC142765857 gene encoding uncharacterized protein LOC142765857 encodes MAFPFISPPKQFEPGSNPAEAWSEWKSAYQLYEAAREYNTKPEGTRRALLLHVMGPTARKIVETFRFLSPAEGEQRTDTVAAISERFDERYLPYKNVTQATAIFNTMCQKENEPIDDFIAELQHIAVMCDFGDKHDRLLGDMIIVGIRDAALRERMFREKDLTLEKIIATCRLAEISKQHVTSLATTSLNKKQLWPD; translated from the coding sequence ATGGCCTTTCCATTCATCTCACCACCAAAGCAGTTCGAGCCGGGCAGCAATCCCGCGGAAGCTTGGTCGGAATGGAAGTCGGCGTATCAGCTTTACGAAGCAGCCCGCGAATACAACACAAAGCCAGAAGGAACACGGCGAGCACTGCTACTTCACGTCATGGGCCCAACAGCGCGGAAAATTGTTGAAACCTTCCGTTTTCTGTCGCCAGCCGAAGGTGAGCAGAGAACCGACACGGTGGCAGCAATATCTGAGCGATTCGACGAGAGATACCTTCCCTACAAAAACGTGACGCAAGCGACAGCCATATTCAACACCATGTGCCAGAAAGAGAACGAGCCGATTGACGACTTCATTGCTGAACTTCAGCATATAGCAGTAATGTGCGACTTCGGTGACAAGCATGACCGCCTCCTAGGCGACATGATCATCGTCGGCATCCGAGATGCAGCGCTTCGAGAAAGGATGTTCCGCGAGAAAGACTTGACATTGGAGAAAATCATCGCTACGTGCCGATTGGCGGAAATCTCAAAGCAGCATGTGACCTCGCTAGCAACGACTTCACTGAACAAGAAGCAACTGTGGCCAGATTGA